The following proteins come from a genomic window of Nostoc sp. ATCC 53789:
- a CDS encoding NADH:flavin oxidoreductase/NADH oxidase, producing MAHLFEPFKIREVTFRNRIAVSPMCQYSSTNGYANDWHVIHLASRAVGGAGIVFTEAAAIEPRGRISPQDLGIWSDAHIETLAKTVALIHNFGAVAGIQLAHAGRKASTAKPSKGGKALDESQEGWRPLVSSSAIAFSQDSPIPEALSLEGIQEVIDAFVQGTKRSLQAGFKIVEIHAAHGYLLHQFLSPLANQRQDDYGGSFENRIRLLIEVVQAVREVWPQTNPLWVRISATDWVDGGWDIEQSIALSDKLKSLGVDLIDTSSGGIIPGVKIPIQPGYQTQFAERIRREANIHTGAVGLITAPEHADEIIRTEVADIVLLGRELLRNPYWPHLAAKQLGHDKLWPVQYDRAWL from the coding sequence ATGGCACATCTGTTTGAACCATTCAAGATTCGTGAAGTTACCTTCCGCAACCGCATTGCTGTTTCACCCATGTGTCAATATTCCAGTACGAATGGATATGCTAATGATTGGCACGTTATTCATTTAGCTTCTCGTGCAGTAGGCGGTGCGGGTATAGTGTTCACAGAAGCAGCAGCTATAGAACCGCGTGGACGCATTAGCCCACAAGATTTGGGAATCTGGTCAGATGCACATATAGAAACTTTAGCCAAAACTGTGGCATTGATTCATAACTTTGGCGCTGTTGCAGGGATTCAACTTGCTCATGCAGGTAGAAAGGCCAGCACTGCCAAACCCAGTAAGGGAGGAAAAGCGCTGGATGAATCTCAGGAAGGTTGGCGGCCCTTAGTTTCGAGTAGTGCGATCGCTTTTAGCCAAGATAGTCCAATTCCAGAAGCCCTAAGTCTTGAGGGAATTCAGGAAGTTATTGATGCCTTTGTCCAAGGTACTAAACGTTCTCTGCAAGCTGGTTTTAAGATAGTGGAAATCCATGCTGCTCACGGTTATCTACTCCACCAGTTTCTCTCACCCCTGGCTAACCAACGGCAAGATGATTATGGTGGTAGCTTTGAAAACCGGATTCGTCTGCTCATAGAAGTTGTTCAAGCAGTTCGAGAGGTTTGGCCCCAGACAAATCCACTCTGGGTACGTATTTCTGCTACCGATTGGGTAGATGGGGGTTGGGACATTGAGCAAAGTATCGCTTTAAGTGACAAACTTAAGTCTCTAGGGGTTGATCTCATTGATACTTCATCAGGGGGGATTATACCGGGTGTCAAGATCCCAATTCAACCTGGTTATCAGACTCAGTTTGCCGAACGCATCCGCCGCGAAGCCAATATCCATACAGGAGCCGTAGGGTTAATTACAGCCCCTGAACACGCTGACGAGATTATTCGCACAGAAGTAGCCGATATAGTGTTGTTAGGACGTGAACTACTCCGCAATCCTTACTGGCCGCATCTGGCAGCTAAACAGTTAGGACACGATAAACTCTGGCCTGTTCAATACGATCGAGCTTGGCTATGA
- a CDS encoding VOC family protein, translated as MQITQSLHTAILVTDLERSEHFYGKVLGLSKIDRSLKYAGAWYQVGNYQIHLIVAPTVPTENPNEKWGRNPHVAFSVANLDAAKQELLDHNYPIQPSASGRPALFTQDPDGNIIELSQE; from the coding sequence ATGCAGATTACCCAAAGTCTCCATACAGCAATTCTTGTGACTGATTTAGAACGCTCTGAACACTTTTATGGCAAAGTATTGGGATTATCCAAAATAGATCGTTCGCTGAAATACGCTGGTGCATGGTATCAAGTCGGTAACTATCAAATTCACCTAATAGTTGCACCTACTGTCCCTACTGAAAACCCAAACGAAAAATGGGGACGCAATCCCCACGTCGCTTTCTCGGTTGCTAACTTGGACGCTGCAAAACAAGAGTTGCTCGATCATAATTATCCCATTCAACCCAGCGCTTCCGGTCGCCCTGCCCTATTCACTCAAGATCCTGATGGAAATATTATTGAATTGAGTCAGGAATGA
- a CDS encoding recombinase family protein, giving the protein MKIIAYSYTNPLLESSPDQADWGWEVDRVYEDLGKPESSGQTTRESSGYATRSQLQQLFTDCETEPADYLLIRRLEELGDTVEEISDRLHKLEAMGVAIIATEQPYTSENYPLGADLLNLLNAIQRQQRSRRIRQGHARNRLEVAPPPGKVPYGYRRGKGKYTVDRSTSPVVKDFFEHFLLYGSLRGSVRYLAKKYGKKISVTTGRRWLTNPVYRGNTAYQNGEIISNTHIPIISKEEAAQVDRLLRRNSRLPSRTASAKRSLAGLVVCAECQSHLTVTRVTQRNQDKEYLYLRSTSCPQRPKCKAISYQEVLEHTIENVCRDLPLAVAGVNFPQLDAVKNNLGQAIARQQEILAQLPALIETGILDVETAKLRAYKLRTEISALEAKLATLPPVNLRSVAQAVSIPQFWLDLSETERRFYFREFIRQIKITIQNKELQLQVIFIF; this is encoded by the coding sequence ATGAAAATAATTGCTTACTCTTACACCAATCCGCTATTAGAATCTTCTCCCGATCAAGCTGATTGGGGATGGGAGGTGGATCGAGTTTATGAAGATTTGGGTAAGCCAGAGTCTTCTGGACAGACTACGCGAGAGTCTTCTGGATACGCTACGCGATCGCAATTACAACAATTATTTACCGATTGCGAAACTGAACCAGCAGATTATCTCTTGATTCGGCGACTGGAAGAATTAGGGGATACTGTAGAGGAAATTAGCGATCGCTTACATAAACTCGAAGCGATGGGAGTAGCGATAATCGCTACAGAACAACCCTATACTTCCGAAAATTATCCTTTGGGTGCTGACTTGCTGAATTTGCTAAATGCAATCCAACGCCAACAACGTAGTCGTCGCATCCGTCAAGGACACGCCCGTAATCGGCTTGAGGTTGCACCGCCACCTGGCAAAGTTCCCTACGGCTATCGCAGAGGTAAGGGAAAATATACTGTTGATCGCAGTACTTCACCAGTAGTCAAAGATTTTTTTGAACACTTTTTACTCTATGGTTCCCTGCGGGGTTCGGTTCGTTACTTGGCGAAAAAATACGGCAAAAAAATCTCTGTCACAACTGGGCGACGCTGGTTGACTAATCCAGTTTATCGCGGCAATACAGCTTACCAAAATGGTGAAATTATCTCTAATACACATATTCCGATAATTTCTAAAGAAGAAGCAGCCCAAGTTGACCGACTTTTACGCCGTAATAGCCGTTTACCATCCCGAACTGCTAGTGCTAAACGTTCTTTAGCTGGATTGGTTGTCTGTGCTGAGTGTCAGTCACATTTGACAGTTACTCGTGTCACCCAACGCAACCAAGATAAGGAGTATCTTTATTTGCGTTCTACTAGCTGTCCTCAACGCCCCAAATGTAAGGCTATTTCCTACCAAGAAGTGTTGGAACATACAATTGAAAACGTTTGCCGTGACTTACCCTTAGCTGTCGCGGGGGTGAATTTTCCCCAATTGGATGCAGTCAAGAATAATTTAGGGCAAGCGATCGCTCGTCAGCAAGAAATACTTGCTCAGTTACCTGCTTTAATCGAAACTGGAATTTTAGATGTTGAAACAGCAAAGCTCAGGGCTTACAAACTCCGCACAGAAATTTCTGCACTTGAAGCAAAGTTGGCGACTCTTCCCCCAGTGAATTTGCGTTCTGTTGCTCAAGCTGTTTCAATACCCCAATTTTGGTTAGATTTGTCGGAAACAGAGCGACGATTTTACTTTCGAGAATTTATCAGACAAATTAAGATTACTATTCAGAATAAAGAGTTGCAATTACAAGTTATTTTTATTTTTTAA
- a CDS encoding L,D-transpeptidase codes for MKKLIYPDWVHRLKILLTGTALSLSVFTTTGTSEVWANSKDQVIAQKIQTLQQSEQRWIQIDLSKQRLIAWEGDRVVYGSAISSGKKATPTLVGTFKIQSKFKTTRMRGENYNVPNVPHAMFYQGNYGIHGAYWHKRFGTPVSHGCVNLAPKHAKWLFEWASVGTPVVIQK; via the coding sequence ATGAAAAAACTGATTTATCCTGACTGGGTGCATCGCTTAAAAATACTGCTTACTGGTACAGCACTGTCTTTAAGTGTTTTTACTACTACTGGAACGAGTGAAGTTTGGGCAAATTCCAAAGATCAAGTAATTGCCCAAAAAATCCAGACATTACAACAATCAGAGCAACGCTGGATTCAAATTGACCTTTCAAAGCAACGATTAATAGCTTGGGAAGGTGACAGAGTGGTTTATGGAAGTGCTATTTCCTCGGGAAAAAAAGCAACTCCCACTCTTGTTGGTACATTTAAAATTCAATCCAAATTCAAAACTACACGGATGCGGGGAGAAAATTACAATGTTCCTAACGTTCCTCATGCGATGTTTTATCAAGGGAATTACGGTATTCACGGGGCTTACTGGCATAAAAGGTTTGGCACGCCAGTGAGCCACGGCTGCGTGAATCTTGCACCTAAACACGCTAAATGGCTATTTGAGTGGGCATCGGTAGGGACACCAGTAGTCATCCAAAAATAG
- a CDS encoding CYTH domain-containing protein, protein MAKEIERKFLVKGDSWRGLVEGSVYRQGYIATQDKVAVRIRIVGEKSYLTIKGPSIKYSRLEFEYPIPVEDAQEMLEALCERPFIEKIRYKIQSGGLIWEIDEFDGVNKGLILAEVELTDENQEIELPSWIGQEVSHDSRYFNSNLVKHPFSQW, encoded by the coding sequence ATGGCGAAAGAAATAGAGCGGAAATTTTTAGTGAAAGGAGATAGCTGGAGAGGATTAGTTGAAGGTAGTGTATATCGTCAAGGATACATTGCCACACAAGACAAAGTGGCTGTACGCATACGTATAGTAGGGGAAAAGAGTTATTTGACTATTAAAGGCCCCAGTATAAAATATTCTAGATTAGAGTTTGAGTATCCTATTCCTGTTGAAGATGCTCAAGAAATGCTTGAGGCATTATGTGAACGTCCCTTTATAGAAAAAATCAGATATAAAATTCAATCGGGTGGTTTGATTTGGGAAATAGATGAGTTTGATGGTGTTAATAAAGGATTAATCTTGGCAGAAGTTGAACTGACTGATGAAAATCAAGAAATTGAACTACCAAGTTGGATTGGACAAGAAGTTTCTCATGATTCCAGATATTTCAACAGCAATTTAGTAAAACACCCTTTTTCACAATGGTAA
- a CDS encoding glycosyltransferase family 39 protein: protein MQEGSFIWSHLEKQHRTVGRWIDWVWLIVLLLAAVLLFSINLGGLPLRDWDEGTVAQVAREIWHAPAGSMRWLFPTLGGEPYHNKPPLIHLLIAWAYSLGGENEFTTRLPGAILTATSVPLLYCIAREIFRQRWAAIYSALIYLTMLPVVRHGRLAMLDGAMVSFLMVMMLCVLRSRRDLRYCLGVGVSFGLICLTQGLLGVLLGAIAIIFLFWDTPRLLTCYYLWIAIFIGILPVAGWYSAQLIHYGYTFAQVGLVNPSLGRIGSFVEGNSEPPWYYVVELLKYTWPWLLFLPQTVRLTWENRNLSWAKLVMAWSGVYLLVISFMITKVPWYLFPIYPSLALAFGIQLSETENSPLLSSYPRAWVAGLAILAVVASAGSIYFSWGTTSQTDLQLIFAAVALTMTLAAILAERGDGQFLKILFWGSYLSLLLLMKSNYWVWELSEAYPVKPVAAMIVRANPATRKIYTSFAYRRPSLDYYSDRTIIPASVGELEYYWHYNGQPYFLLHASALNNLQLDSMKLIDQAEGWKLVTKEINRL, encoded by the coding sequence ATGCAAGAAGGAAGCTTTATTTGGAGTCATCTAGAAAAACAGCATCGCACGGTTGGCAGATGGATTGATTGGGTATGGCTAATAGTATTGCTGTTGGCAGCAGTATTACTGTTTAGCATCAATCTGGGAGGATTGCCCCTGCGCGACTGGGATGAAGGGACTGTGGCACAGGTTGCTCGTGAAATTTGGCACGCCCCAGCAGGTTCAATGCGTTGGCTTTTCCCAACGCTAGGAGGCGAACCATATCATAACAAGCCGCCTTTGATACATTTGCTAATTGCCTGGGCTTATTCTCTAGGAGGCGAAAATGAGTTCACAACTCGCCTACCTGGAGCAATTTTAACAGCCACATCTGTACCTTTACTGTATTGCATTGCTCGTGAGATATTTCGCCAACGTTGGGCTGCTATTTATAGCGCCTTAATTTATCTAACAATGCTACCTGTGGTGCGTCATGGGCGGCTGGCAATGTTGGATGGGGCGATGGTAAGTTTTTTGATGGTGATGATGTTGTGCGTGTTGCGATCGCGCCGAGATTTACGTTATTGCCTTGGTGTTGGTGTCAGTTTTGGGTTGATTTGCCTAACTCAAGGACTGCTAGGTGTGTTGCTAGGTGCGATCGCGATCATATTTCTGTTTTGGGATACGCCACGGCTGCTCACTTGTTACTATCTGTGGATAGCAATCTTCATTGGCATTTTGCCTGTAGCTGGTTGGTATAGTGCCCAACTAATTCATTATGGTTACACTTTCGCCCAAGTTGGGCTTGTAAACCCATCACTAGGTCGAATTGGTTCATTTGTAGAGGGTAATTCTGAACCGCCTTGGTACTATGTGGTTGAACTTCTCAAATACACATGGCCATGGTTATTATTTTTACCGCAAACTGTCCGCTTAACCTGGGAAAATCGCAACCTTAGCTGGGCAAAACTAGTAATGGCGTGGAGTGGTGTTTATCTATTGGTAATTTCTTTCATGATTACCAAAGTCCCCTGGTATTTATTCCCCATTTACCCCAGTTTAGCTTTAGCTTTTGGTATCCAGTTATCAGAGACAGAAAATTCGCCTTTACTTTCATCCTATCCCCGCGCTTGGGTTGCTGGTTTGGCGATACTTGCTGTAGTTGCTTCTGCTGGTAGCATTTATTTCAGTTGGGGTACAACATCACAAACAGATTTACAACTGATTTTTGCCGCAGTCGCTTTAACTATGACCTTAGCAGCTATTTTGGCAGAACGAGGCGACGGGCAATTTCTGAAGATTTTGTTTTGGGGAAGTTACCTTTCGCTGCTGCTGTTAATGAAATCTAACTACTGGGTTTGGGAATTATCTGAAGCCTATCCAGTTAAACCAGTGGCCGCTATGATTGTGCGGGCAAATCCGGCTACGAGGAAGATTTACACATCTTTTGCTTACCGTCGTCCCTCGCTGGATTATTATAGCGATCGCACCATTATTCCCGCTTCTGTTGGCGAACTGGAATATTATTGGCACTACAACGGGCAACCCTACTTTCTACTTCATGCATCTGCTTTGAACAATCTCCAACTAGATTCGATGAAGTTAATTGACCAAGCTGAAGGCTGGAAGTTAGTTACAAAAGAAATTAATCGTCTTTAA
- the mazG gene encoding nucleoside triphosphate pyrophosphohydrolase: MTNDKVETLAALQELIEVVAKLRSPDGGCPWDLAQTAETLTPYVIEEAYEVVDAIKSGDQKAIAEELGDLLLQVVLQAQIASESGQFSLKEITQGISQKLIRRHPHVFGDVSVASVDEVRQNWEQIKAQEKGEPSPDAQKLSAKLGRYGRTLPPLTAAMKISQKAAAIGFEWENIQGVWDKFHEELGEFQQALAEETPARQQAELGDLLFAVIQLARWHNLDPSAGLQGTNQRFVQRLEKMEAVVARPLSDYSLDELENLWQQAKAQLAKEGL; encoded by the coding sequence ATGACAAATGACAAAGTTGAGACTTTGGCAGCTTTGCAGGAATTGATTGAGGTGGTGGCGAAATTGCGATCGCCTGATGGTGGTTGTCCGTGGGATTTGGCGCAAACTGCTGAAACGCTTACGCCTTATGTGATTGAAGAAGCTTATGAGGTGGTGGATGCAATTAAGAGTGGGGATCAGAAAGCGATCGCCGAAGAATTAGGCGATTTATTATTACAGGTGGTATTGCAAGCCCAAATCGCTAGCGAATCTGGACAATTTTCTCTCAAAGAAATAACTCAGGGGATTTCCCAAAAGTTGATTCGCCGTCATCCTCATGTGTTTGGTGATGTGTCAGTAGCCAGTGTGGATGAAGTGCGGCAAAATTGGGAACAAATCAAAGCGCAGGAAAAAGGCGAACCATCCCCAGACGCGCAAAAACTTAGTGCTAAACTCGGTCGTTATGGGCGTACCCTTCCCCCATTGACAGCAGCGATGAAGATTTCTCAAAAAGCTGCTGCCATTGGCTTTGAATGGGAAAATATTCAGGGCGTTTGGGATAAGTTTCATGAAGAATTGGGTGAATTTCAACAGGCTTTAGCTGAGGAAACACCAGCGCGACAACAAGCAGAATTAGGCGATTTACTTTTTGCAGTTATTCAGCTAGCCCGTTGGCATAATCTTGACCCTAGCGCTGGTTTGCAAGGTACAAATCAGCGATTTGTCCAGCGATTAGAAAAAATGGAGGCAGTTGTCGCTCGCCCCCTTTCTGATTACAGTTTGGATGAGTTAGAAAATTTGTGGCAACAGGCAAAAGCCCAACTTGCCAAAGAAGGCTTATAA
- a CDS encoding Hsp70 family protein, giving the protein MAIAIDFGTSNTVIARWNPVTQQPETLTLPGLSIKQSLNPPLIPSLVYVEDATKNKVLVGQQVRDRGLDLKGETRFFRSFKRGIGADIQGFLPELDGQIVTFEQVGQWFLTKVIEELAPLQGGLDSLVLTVPVDSFEAYRHWLGKVCQSLPVEQVRMLDEPTAAALGYGLADQEILLVIDFGGGTLDLSLVRLDQGVQATTKPLGFLLKWGNKSLAENSKQKVKTARVLAKAGQNLGGTDIDNWLVDYFAKTQELAVSPLTTRLAERVKIQLSTQNQASEVYFDDETFESYELELNRDTFDNILKEHAFFELLDESMTTLLQQAKRQGIELPDINAVLLVGGTVQLTAVQTWIKQYFEPEKIRCERPFEAIAQGALQLAQGIQIKDFLYHSYGIRYWDRRNQRHKWHSLIKAGQAYPMSQPVELVLGASLENQPSIELIMGELGADTGSTEVYFDGDRLITRRMENTETSVKPLNDQEGARTIAQLTPPGYPGSDRIKILFQVDEQRFLRITVEDLLTNDTLLENQLVAQLS; this is encoded by the coding sequence ATGGCGATCGCAATCGATTTTGGTACTAGCAACACAGTCATTGCTCGTTGGAACCCCGTAACCCAACAGCCAGAAACCCTGACTCTACCAGGTTTATCAATTAAACAAAGTCTCAATCCGCCACTGATTCCCAGCTTGGTTTATGTTGAAGACGCAACCAAAAATAAAGTATTAGTCGGGCAACAAGTACGCGATCGCGGTCTTGACCTCAAAGGCGAAACGCGATTTTTCCGCAGCTTCAAGCGGGGTATTGGTGCAGATATCCAAGGTTTCTTACCCGAATTAGATGGGCAAATTGTCACCTTTGAACAAGTAGGACAATGGTTCCTCACCAAAGTAATTGAAGAACTAGCGCCCCTACAAGGTGGGTTAGATTCTCTCGTGTTAACTGTACCCGTAGACAGTTTTGAAGCTTATCGTCACTGGCTGGGGAAAGTTTGTCAATCCCTTCCTGTCGAACAGGTGCGGATGCTGGATGAACCCACAGCCGCCGCCTTGGGTTATGGCTTGGCAGATCAAGAAATTCTTTTGGTAATTGACTTCGGCGGTGGAACTTTAGATTTGTCCCTTGTCCGGTTGGATCAAGGCGTGCAAGCAACTACAAAGCCGTTGGGATTTCTCCTCAAGTGGGGTAATAAGTCTCTGGCTGAAAATTCAAAACAAAAAGTTAAAACAGCCCGTGTCCTGGCGAAAGCTGGGCAAAATCTGGGTGGTACTGATATTGATAATTGGTTGGTAGATTACTTTGCCAAAACTCAAGAGTTGGCGGTAAGTCCCTTGACAACACGATTGGCAGAACGAGTAAAAATTCAGCTATCAACCCAAAACCAAGCTAGTGAAGTTTATTTTGATGATGAAACATTTGAAAGTTATGAATTGGAATTAAACCGCGACACTTTCGATAATATCCTCAAAGAACACGCATTTTTTGAGTTATTGGATGAGTCGATGACGACACTGTTGCAGCAAGCAAAGCGCCAAGGGATAGAACTTCCTGATATTAATGCCGTTTTGTTAGTTGGGGGAACAGTGCAATTAACAGCAGTGCAGACATGGATAAAACAGTATTTTGAGCCAGAAAAAATCCGTTGCGAACGTCCATTTGAAGCGATCGCTCAAGGTGCATTACAGTTAGCTCAAGGTATACAAATCAAAGACTTTCTGTATCATAGTTATGGTATCCGCTACTGGGATCGCCGCAATCAGCGCCACAAATGGCATTCTTTAATTAAAGCTGGACAAGCATATCCAATGAGTCAGCCAGTGGAATTAGTCTTAGGCGCTTCTTTGGAAAATCAACCCAGCATTGAACTAATTATGGGAGAATTGGGAGCAGATACGGGTAGTACCGAAGTTTATTTTGATGGCGATCGCTTAATTACTCGCCGTATGGAAAATACTGAAACCAGCGTCAAGCCTCTCAACGATCAAGAAGGTGCGAGGACAATTGCCCAACTGACACCACCTGGATATCCTGGAAGCGATCGCATCAAAATTCTCTTTCAAGTTGATGAGCAACGCTTTTTGCGAATCACCGTTGAAGATTTATTAACGAATGACACGCTTTTGGAAAATCAACTTGTGGCACAGTTGAGTTAG
- a CDS encoding metal-binding protein, with the protein MPSGRTHDRITMYALPLVAGITFWQTRSSNATLLVAGGFLFGGLMFGPDLDIYSVQFQRWGFLRWIWLPYQKSLRHRSFLSHGPIIGTILRILYLGCLLAILAILVLAIAQRLWNLSFTWQDLGQTVGRSLLQYDTEYIALFLGLELGAMSHSLSDWSGSAYKRVRKQGVRGLLPSGKMKKRKVTSRGTRRATVTRKSNGRTTKDK; encoded by the coding sequence ATGCCCTCTGGTCGGACGCACGATCGCATTACTATGTATGCTCTGCCGTTGGTGGCGGGCATTACTTTCTGGCAGACTCGCAGTAGCAATGCAACTTTGTTGGTTGCAGGTGGGTTTCTATTTGGAGGGCTGATGTTTGGCCCCGATTTGGATATTTACTCTGTGCAATTTCAACGTTGGGGTTTCTTGCGCTGGATTTGGCTACCTTATCAAAAAAGTCTGCGGCATCGTTCTTTTTTATCCCACGGGCCGATTATTGGCACGATTCTGCGGATACTTTATCTAGGGTGTTTGCTAGCTATCTTGGCAATTTTGGTTTTGGCAATTGCCCAAAGATTATGGAATCTAAGTTTTACTTGGCAAGATTTGGGACAAACTGTGGGGCGATCGCTCCTGCAATATGATACTGAATATATCGCCCTGTTTTTAGGGTTGGAACTTGGTGCAATGAGCCATTCTCTGAGCGATTGGAGTGGTTCGGCATACAAGCGTGTGCGAAAGCAGGGGGTTCGGGGGTTGCTTCCTAGTGGCAAAATGAAGAAGCGGAAAGTTACAAGTCGCGGTACTCGTCGAGCTACAGTTACCAGAAAAAGCAACGGCAGAACGACAAAGGACAAATGA
- a CDS encoding bifunctional 4-hydroxy-2-oxoglutarate aldolase/2-dehydro-3-deoxy-phosphogluconate aldolase, which produces MPNEIWLSQLQKHRAIAVIRAPKLEVGQEMAMAVASGGMQLIEITWNSDRAGELISQLRSELPTYTIGTGTLFNVQQLQEAIASGAQFLFTPHVDSAMIQAAQEKDIPIIPGALTPTEIVTAWSQGASCVKVFPVQALGGADYIKSLQGPLSQIPLIPTGGVTLENAKEFLQAGAIAVGLSGELFPKKLVTEGNWQAIASRAKNLIQQLG; this is translated from the coding sequence ATGCCTAATGAAATTTGGTTATCACAATTGCAAAAACATCGTGCGATCGCAGTTATCCGCGCCCCTAAACTTGAAGTGGGACAGGAAATGGCAATGGCTGTAGCATCTGGGGGAATGCAGCTGATTGAGATTACCTGGAATAGCGATCGCGCTGGAGAATTAATCAGTCAACTACGCTCAGAATTACCCACTTATACTATCGGCACAGGTACGTTATTCAATGTGCAACAGCTACAAGAAGCGATCGCATCTGGGGCCCAATTCCTCTTCACACCCCATGTTGACTCAGCAATGATTCAAGCAGCACAAGAAAAAGATATACCTATCATCCCAGGAGCGTTGACTCCTACAGAAATTGTTACCGCTTGGAGTCAGGGCGCTAGTTGTGTAAAAGTGTTTCCCGTACAAGCATTGGGAGGGGCTGATTACATTAAAAGTTTGCAAGGGCCACTAAGTCAGATTCCCTTAATTCCTACAGGCGGTGTCACTCTGGAAAATGCTAAAGAATTTTTGCAAGCCGGAGCGATCGCTGTCGGTTTGAGCGGTGAATTATTTCCCAAAAAGCTTGTCACAGAGGGAAATTGGCAAGCGATCGCATCTAGGGCAAAAAACCTCATACAACAGTTAGGTTAA
- a CDS encoding L,D-transpeptidase: MQSWIRSGGIRFSKTFCTGVALMVVALFSWSAPLAGVPASGCCKHRHSDTAIGASVDENGITESNISQTSQPRLIEIDLSEQRLRAWEGKKLVYSYRISGGKRSTPTPIGRFRINSKYRTHRMRGRGYNIPDVPYTMYFYRGYAIHGAYWHNRFGTPVSHGCVNLPVKQARNVYNWASYGTLVVVHK, from the coding sequence ATGCAATCCTGGATTCGTAGTGGTGGAATTCGTTTTTCCAAAACTTTTTGTACAGGCGTAGCGCTGATGGTAGTGGCTTTATTTTCTTGGTCAGCACCGTTAGCAGGCGTTCCCGCTTCGGGTTGCTGTAAGCATCGCCACTCTGATACAGCGATCGGTGCGTCAGTAGATGAAAATGGCATCACTGAGTCTAATATCAGCCAAACATCCCAACCTCGCTTGATTGAAATTGACCTGTCAGAACAACGGTTACGTGCATGGGAAGGTAAAAAACTTGTTTATTCATACCGTATTTCTGGAGGGAAGCGATCGACTCCCACACCCATAGGTAGATTTCGGATTAATTCTAAGTATCGCACTCACCGGATGCGAGGCAGGGGCTACAATATTCCTGACGTTCCTTACACAATGTATTTTTACAGAGGCTACGCTATCCACGGTGCTTACTGGCATAATCGTTTTGGCACTCCAGTCAGCCACGGTTGCGTAAATTTACCTGTTAAGCAAGCACGCAATGTTTACAATTGGGCTAGCTATGGGACTTTAGTAGTGGTGCATAAATAA
- a CDS encoding Uma2 family endonuclease, producing MSYPTTKLLTLDEFLRLPETKPASEYIKGEIIPKPMPKGKHSRLQLRLCNTINEVAESQKIAYAFPELRCSFDIRSIVPDVAVFNWSRIPFDVDGEVPNDFLLWPDWTIEILSPEQSSNRVIGNILYCLQHGCRLGWLIDPTDRSILVFRSGQQPVLLQGEDFLPVLPEIQLALTVNQVFGWLKMDS from the coding sequence ATGAGCTACCCAACTACTAAACTACTTACCCTGGATGAGTTTCTGAGGCTCCCAGAAACAAAGCCTGCAAGTGAATATATTAAGGGTGAGATTATTCCTAAGCCAATGCCGAAAGGGAAGCATAGTCGATTGCAGCTAAGACTCTGCAATACTATTAACGAAGTAGCAGAAAGCCAAAAAATTGCTTATGCATTTCCAGAGTTGCGTTGTAGCTTTGATATCCGCTCAATTGTCCCTGATGTAGCGGTTTTTAACTGGTCACGAATTCCATTTGATGTTGATGGGGAAGTTCCCAACGATTTTTTGTTGTGGCCAGATTGGACAATTGAAATACTCTCTCCAGAACAGAGTTCAAACCGAGTAATTGGCAACATTCTTTACTGCTTACAACATGGTTGCCGATTAGGGTGGTTAATTGATCCAACAGATCGCTCAATTTTAGTTTTCCGTTCGGGCCAACAACCAGTATTACTCCAGGGAGAAGATTTTTTGCCTGTATTACCAGAAATTCAACTTGCACTAACCGTCAATCAAGTTTTTGGATGGTTAAAGATGGATAGTTAG